A region from the Kosmotoga arenicorallina S304 genome encodes:
- the iscB gene encoding RNA-guided endonuclease IscB, with protein sequence MVYVISKNGKPLMPTKRHGKVRKLLKQGLAKVVRREPFTIQLLYDATTYTQPVTVGIDIGSKVVGISAITEKQELLSMEVELRQNIKKLLLKRREYRRSRRHRKRRYRKPRFLNRRKKEGWLAPSVQCKVDAHVKLINLIAKTLPVTKIVVEIAPFDTHKIINPEVESVDYQNGVQKGFWDVREYCLWRAGYKSELSGKKGILEVHHIMPRSKGGTDNPSNLIVLTSEEHEGIHKGELKIPKSKLKKVKILKDATHVSTIGWYIVNRLKELFCVEVTYGSTTKARRSKFGIEKSHKNDAFVIAGGAFQERICEWYFGKYFRRQNRSLHKANPIKGGIRKLNTVKEVKGFKRFDKVKYNGQIGIIYGLRNSGYFDLRTLSGEKIHSSAKWQNLKLIERARTLILERREQCIPLHLVEGGVSCAGF encoded by the coding sequence TTGGTTTATGTTATTTCAAAAAACGGTAAACCACTAATGCCTACCAAAAGGCACGGCAAAGTGAGAAAGCTCTTAAAGCAGGGGCTTGCAAAAGTTGTTAGAAGAGAGCCCTTCACAATCCAGTTGTTGTATGATGCAACGACATACACACAGCCAGTAACTGTTGGTATTGATATTGGCTCAAAAGTAGTTGGTATTTCAGCAATAACAGAAAAACAAGAACTACTTAGTATGGAAGTAGAGCTCCGGCAGAATATAAAGAAATTACTTTTAAAAAGGAGAGAGTATAGAAGAAGCAGAAGACATCGCAAAAGAAGATACAGAAAACCGAGATTTTTAAACAGACGAAAAAAAGAAGGATGGCTTGCGCCAAGCGTCCAATGTAAAGTTGATGCACACGTTAAACTTATTAACTTAATAGCCAAAACACTGCCAGTTACAAAAATCGTAGTTGAGATAGCACCGTTCGACACACACAAAATTATCAATCCAGAAGTTGAAAGCGTAGATTATCAAAACGGAGTTCAAAAAGGGTTTTGGGATGTAAGAGAATATTGCCTATGGAGAGCAGGGTATAAATCTGAATTATCTGGTAAAAAAGGTATTTTAGAAGTTCACCATATAATGCCACGTAGTAAAGGTGGAACTGATAATCCTTCAAATCTGATAGTTTTGACAAGCGAAGAACACGAAGGTATCCATAAAGGCGAACTTAAAATACCGAAAAGCAAATTGAAGAAAGTCAAAATCTTAAAAGACGCAACTCATGTATCTACAATAGGTTGGTATATAGTCAATAGACTTAAAGAGCTCTTTTGTGTTGAAGTAACATATGGAAGCACAACGAAAGCAAGGAGATCAAAATTTGGTATAGAAAAATCACACAAAAACGATGCATTTGTCATTGCAGGAGGAGCGTTTCAAGAAAGGATTTGTGAATGGTACTTCGGAAAATATTTTAGAAGACAAAATAGGTCGTTGCACAAAGCTAACCCAATCAAGGGTGGAATTAGAAAATTAAATACTGTAAAAGAAGTTAAAGGGTTTAAGAGATTCGACAAAGTGAAATATAACGGTCAAATAGGTATAATCTACGGATTGAGAAACTCAGGATATTTTGACCTACGTACATTGAGTGGAGAGAAAATCCATTCGTCAGCCAAGTGGCAGAACTTAAAACTTAT
- the nagA gene encoding N-acetylglucosamine-6-phosphate deacetylase, with amino-acid sequence MKLENILIVDPVDGEYTGSINIEDEEIVDIRRLECTPKAIVMPGFVDPHTHGQRGIDTMSAKPRDFEVWAELNFQQGVTSFLPTTVSSSFEALRKVLFNLQELPLSIVGVHLEGPFINPEKKGAQNPDFIYPFDERLESVLKNPVKLITAAPEIDGFKKLLELSESRKIKVSIGHSSATYKAMKTAFESGADRITHFPNALVPIHHRELGGMGSGLYLDFKLELIADGVHLAPEFVDLVYRIKGPDKIMLVTDSISAAGLEDGIYDLGGLDVEVRDGKCRLARDGSIAGSSLLFNNAVKNFKKFTGCNLMELSKVSSYNSIRELGIEKLGRIARGYFANLVVLDESLTVLKTFFKGIEVYKRF; translated from the coding sequence ATGAAACTTGAAAATATCTTAATAGTTGATCCTGTTGATGGTGAGTATACAGGCTCGATAAACATTGAAGATGAAGAGATTGTTGACATAAGACGCCTTGAGTGTACTCCGAAAGCTATTGTGATGCCCGGCTTTGTAGATCCCCATACACATGGACAACGTGGAATCGATACCATGTCCGCAAAGCCTCGGGATTTTGAAGTATGGGCTGAGTTGAACTTTCAACAAGGGGTAACATCTTTCTTGCCCACAACGGTTTCTTCAAGTTTCGAAGCTCTGCGTAAGGTGCTGTTCAATTTGCAGGAATTGCCGCTTTCAATTGTCGGGGTACACCTGGAAGGGCCCTTTATTAACCCGGAGAAAAAGGGGGCTCAGAACCCTGATTTTATTTATCCTTTCGATGAGAGGCTTGAATCTGTTTTGAAAAATCCTGTGAAACTTATAACAGCAGCCCCTGAAATAGATGGCTTTAAAAAGCTGTTAGAGCTGTCTGAATCAAGAAAAATAAAAGTTAGCATAGGACATTCAAGCGCCACTTATAAAGCAATGAAAACTGCTTTTGAATCAGGTGCCGACAGGATAACGCATTTTCCCAATGCTCTTGTTCCGATTCACCATAGAGAGCTCGGTGGGATGGGGTCTGGACTCTATCTTGATTTCAAACTTGAGCTGATAGCCGATGGCGTTCATTTGGCACCTGAATTTGTGGATCTTGTTTACAGGATTAAAGGTCCGGATAAGATAATGCTTGTGACCGATTCAATATCAGCCGCTGGACTCGAAGATGGGATTTATGATCTTGGAGGCCTTGATGTCGAGGTAAGAGATGGTAAATGCAGGCTTGCAAGGGATGGATCGATTGCGGGGAGTTCCTTGCTGTTCAACAATGCCGTCAAAAATTTCAAGAAATTTACAGGATGCAATTTGATGGAACTTTCAAAGGTTTCTTCTTATAACTCAATAAGAGAACTTGGTATTGAAAAGCTTGGAAGAATTGCCCGGGGCTATTTTGCCAATCTTGTTGTGCTCGATGAAAGCCTTACGGTCTTGAAAACTTTTTTTAAGGGAATAGAAGTCTACAAAAGATTTTAG
- a CDS encoding serine hydrolase domain-containing protein, with protein sequence MKEGIENGVYPGAVVLIGTRDEILFLKAFGKESPERHAKAVSIDTVYDLASLTKVVAVLPAVMLLMSQGKLSLGDPVYLYLNEFSNRKQITIFHLVTHSSGMPPYSTAWKKLSGEALLKHLLFTNPELKPGKAFQYSCINFIILKAIIERISGIPFEVFVNDRIFLPLGMNSTGFLPDINTLFVAPTCKREGEFLKGKPDDELAYYLGGVSGNAGCFSSAEDLYRLLKGLEEGLLFPRSIYELFTREIVEFGGIKTHLGWRMPDFSGSSGDTIDRSAYGHTGFTGTSIWVDPKSSLRVIFLSNRTRLRRRSTIPMMQSIRRRLHNTVFQY encoded by the coding sequence GTGAAGGAAGGGATAGAAAATGGCGTCTATCCCGGAGCTGTTGTGCTGATTGGCACAAGGGATGAAATACTTTTTTTGAAGGCTTTTGGCAAAGAATCACCGGAAAGACATGCAAAAGCTGTTTCAATTGACACGGTATACGATCTGGCGAGCCTAACCAAAGTTGTTGCTGTTTTGCCTGCTGTAATGCTTCTCATGAGCCAGGGAAAGCTATCGCTGGGGGATCCTGTGTATCTTTACTTAAACGAATTCTCAAATCGGAAGCAGATTACGATTTTTCATCTCGTTACACACTCTTCGGGAATGCCGCCTTATTCAACTGCATGGAAGAAACTATCAGGTGAAGCTCTTCTGAAGCATTTGTTGTTTACCAATCCAGAGCTTAAACCCGGGAAAGCTTTTCAGTATTCGTGCATCAATTTTATTATTCTAAAGGCGATCATAGAAAGAATATCAGGGATTCCCTTTGAGGTTTTTGTTAATGACAGGATATTTTTGCCCCTTGGAATGAACAGCACAGGTTTTTTGCCTGATATTAATACACTTTTTGTTGCCCCCACCTGCAAGAGAGAGGGAGAGTTTCTTAAAGGAAAGCCTGACGATGAACTGGCTTATTATCTTGGAGGAGTAAGCGGTAACGCTGGTTGTTTTTCAAGCGCTGAGGATCTTTACAGACTGTTAAAAGGGCTTGAAGAAGGCTTGCTTTTCCCCAGAAGTATATACGAGCTATTTACCAGGGAGATAGTTGAATTTGGTGGTATTAAGACTCATCTTGGCTGGCGCATGCCTGATTTTTCAGGAAGTTCGGGAGATACTATTGATAGGTCTGCTTACGGGCATACAGGGTTTACCGGGACTTCAATATGGGTAGATCCAAAGAGTAGCCTGAGGGTTATATTCTTGAGCAACAGAACAAGACTAAGGCGGCGTTCAACCATCCCAATGATGCAGAGCATCAGGCGAAGGCTGCACAATACGGTCTTCCAATACTAA
- a CDS encoding GntR family transcriptional regulator produces the protein MVNVKYQASKNPGNLEKNREIPAYISIYRTLKKRIEDGTYPKKLPTEKELCKEFEVSRLTIRRALDELKRERLLVSRKGKGTFVEERKREEQLSTLAGFTEEAVSEGHKAKSIVLKNEILFPPPEVMDAFKLPHKGMVVLLERVRFLDDQPMAIEKCYLNPLVDIRVLNIIKMDMSNESLYRVLKEEFGIRFDHAVEIIEIARLTKSEAEHLGVDEGAYGILRHRLTYTADGACLEYVESIYRGDKYKLKVVRKSLSTTHHL, from the coding sequence ATGGTGAATGTCAAATATCAGGCAAGCAAGAATCCTGGAAACCTCGAAAAAAACCGTGAGATTCCGGCATATATTTCCATTTACAGAACACTGAAAAAAAGGATAGAAGATGGCACATACCCAAAAAAGCTTCCAACTGAAAAAGAGCTTTGCAAGGAGTTTGAAGTCAGCAGGTTGACAATAAGGCGTGCTCTTGACGAGCTGAAAAGAGAAAGGCTTCTTGTATCAAGAAAAGGCAAAGGCACATTTGTGGAAGAGCGAAAGCGGGAAGAGCAGTTAAGCACTCTCGCAGGTTTTACGGAAGAGGCTGTAAGCGAGGGACATAAAGCAAAGTCCATCGTTCTGAAAAATGAGATCCTTTTCCCGCCTCCGGAAGTGATGGATGCCTTCAAGCTACCGCACAAAGGCATGGTCGTCCTGCTTGAAAGGGTGAGATTCCTTGATGACCAACCCATGGCAATAGAAAAGTGTTACCTTAATCCCCTAGTGGATATCAGAGTACTGAACATAATAAAAATGGATATGTCAAATGAATCCCTCTACAGGGTGCTAAAAGAGGAATTCGGCATCAGGTTTGACCATGCGGTTGAAATTATAGAAATCGCAAGGCTAACAAAATCGGAAGCAGAACATCTGGGTGTAGATGAAGGCGCATACGGCATTCTGAGGCATCGGCTCACTTATACAGCAGACGGAGCCTGCCTGGAATATGTCGAATCCATTTACAGAGGCGATAAATACAAATTGAAGGTCGTGAGAAAGTCATTGTCAACTACCCACCACCTATAG